From a single Solanum dulcamara chromosome 4, daSolDulc1.2, whole genome shotgun sequence genomic region:
- the LOC129887772 gene encoding probable 2-oxoglutarate-dependent dioxygenase AOP1: MASTKVKIPTIDFSNEELKPNTSLWESTKIQVFEALKEYGCFEAIYDKISNKIREGMFGISKELFEFPLKTKLENFSEKPLHGYMGMIPHMPLYESLCIPDLLNPQSVETFSNIFWPHGNPDFCNLVKSYSNPLVELDEMLKRMILENLGLENHIDELLDPIYVLFRFTHYKGTSIVSGDENNKPAVLGGHTDGNFLTFISQNQVNGLQINKNGEWVDVNISPNSYVVLSGDSFKAWTNGRLHSPIHKVAMSGEIDRFSIQLFSFAKPGHFVEAPKELVDEEHPLLFKPYEMLGLSKYVTSQAGYGAPTDAFKDYCGV; encoded by the exons ATGGCATCTACCAAAGTTAAGATTCCAACTATAGATTTCTCCAATGAAGAGCTAAAACCAAACACTTCATTATGGGAATCCACAAAAATTCAAGTTTTTGAAGCTTTAAAAGAATATGGTTGTTTTGAAGCAATATatgataaaatttcaaataaaattagagAGGGAATGTTTGGTATTTCAAAAGAACTATTTGAATTTCCTTTAAAAACCAAATTGGAAAATTTTTCAGAAAAACCATTACATGGTTACATGGGGATGATTCCACACATGCCATTGTATGAGAGTTTGTGTATTCCTGATTTGCTTAATCCTCAAAGTGTTGAAACTTTTTCTAATATCTTTTGGCCTCATGGTAATCCTGATTTCTG CAATTTGGTAAAATCTTACTCAAATCCACTTGTGGAATTGGATGAAATGTTGAAGAGAATGATTTTGGAGAATTTGGGATTAGAAAATCACATTGATGAATTGTTGGATCCCATTTATGTCCTATTTAGATTTACACATTATAAGGGAACATCAATTGTTAGTggagatgaaaataataaaccTGCTGTATTGGGTGGTCACACAGATGGTAATTTCTTGACTTTTATATCACAAAATCAAGTCAACGGATTGCAAATCAACAAAAATGGAGAGTGGGTTGATGTCAATATTTCACCAAATTCTTATGTTGTTTTGTCAGGTGATTCCTTCAAA GCATGGACAAATGGCCGATTGCATTCTCCTATCCACAAGGTAGCAATGTCTGGAGAAATTGATAGATTCTCCattcaattattttcatttgCAAAACCAGGTCATTTCGTAGAGGCCCCAAAAGAACTTGTGGATGAAGAACACCCTTTACTCTTCAAGCCATATGAAATGCTTGGTTTATCCAAGTATGTTACTTCACAAGCTGGCTATGGAGCTCCTACTGATGCTTTCAAAGATTATTGTGGTGTTTGA